One Micromonospora sp. FIMYZ51 genomic window carries:
- a CDS encoding ABC transporter substrate-binding protein, with amino-acid sequence MSQMNRRRALQLLAALGTGAVVTGCGSDAEESGTEESLTPVKIGLIAPQAGPGKPIGDELNNGFQLYLELNDNRLGGRPVDLLVADEGDNAKSGQAAVDGLLKQGVLALTGVASSAVMFGIRDAIEQARVPLIGSNASPTSLQSVVYIWRTSYVLDEAGRALGRYLKDELGRNDRVAIILPEAGVGVEDVLRGFRQEFGESDPRIADPVIWTSNSPSPSKTAYVSDIARALDRNPSVVFCFYSGTAAAEFIMQLRDGGFKGAIYAPGFLTEGSVLESIRPAGDALGIRTALNYSADLNNAANRRFASAYRKKHNASPTTYAMASYDAAKVLDQAIRLAGSTPTPQEVNLALGRIGQIDSPRGAWQFNQPRTPQQKWYLREVQRDGQVLSNVLVNELATLG; translated from the coding sequence GTGTCGCAGATGAACCGCAGGCGGGCACTCCAGCTGCTCGCCGCACTCGGTACGGGGGCAGTCGTCACCGGATGTGGCTCTGATGCCGAGGAAAGCGGCACCGAGGAGAGCCTGACACCGGTCAAGATCGGCTTGATCGCGCCGCAGGCCGGCCCGGGCAAGCCCATCGGCGACGAACTCAACAACGGCTTCCAGCTCTACCTGGAACTCAACGACAACCGGCTCGGCGGTCGCCCGGTCGACCTGCTCGTGGCCGACGAGGGAGACAACGCCAAGAGCGGCCAGGCCGCCGTGGACGGGCTGCTCAAGCAGGGCGTACTCGCCCTGACCGGGGTCGCCAGCTCGGCGGTCATGTTCGGCATCCGGGACGCCATCGAGCAGGCCCGGGTCCCACTGATCGGCTCGAACGCCTCGCCGACCAGCCTCCAGAGCGTCGTGTACATCTGGCGTACCTCGTACGTGCTCGACGAGGCCGGCCGGGCGCTCGGCCGTTACCTCAAGGACGAACTGGGCCGCAACGACCGGGTCGCGATCATCCTGCCGGAGGCGGGCGTCGGCGTCGAGGACGTGCTGCGCGGCTTCCGCCAGGAGTTCGGCGAGTCCGACCCGCGCATCGCCGACCCGGTGATCTGGACGTCCAACAGCCCGAGCCCGAGCAAGACCGCCTACGTCTCCGACATCGCCCGGGCACTCGACCGCAACCCCTCGGTGGTCTTCTGCTTCTACTCCGGCACCGCGGCGGCAGAATTCATCATGCAGCTGCGCGACGGCGGGTTCAAAGGCGCGATCTACGCGCCCGGCTTCCTCACCGAGGGCTCGGTGCTGGAGAGCATCCGGCCGGCGGGCGACGCGCTCGGCATCCGCACGGCGTTGAACTACTCCGCAGACCTGAACAACGCCGCCAACCGGCGGTTCGCCTCGGCGTACCGCAAGAAGCACAACGCCTCGCCGACGACCTACGCGATGGCCTCGTACGACGCGGCGAAGGTGCTCGACCAGGCGATCCGTCTCGCCGGCTCGACGCCCACCCCGCAGGAGGTGAACCTCGCGCTCGGCCGGATCGGTCAGATTGACAGCCCGCGCGGCGCGTGGCAGTTCAACCAGCCGCGCACCCCGCAGCAGAAGTGGTACCTGCGCGAGGTGCAGCGCGACGGTCAGGTGCTGTCGAACGTGCTGGTGAACGAACTGGCCACCCTCGGCTGA
- the ddaH gene encoding dimethylargininase → MVTVNQQRVPRKRTYLMCSPEHFAVEYAINPWMDVTAPVDPELAVKQWDRLRETLIGLGHDVHLLVPEPGLPDMVYAANGAFMVDGTVYGAQFKHHQRTAEAAAHRAFYESRDWRFIAPNETNEGEGDFAYLPEAYGGLILAGYGFRTELSAHAEAQEALGRPVVSLRLVDPRFYHLDVALASIDDGNVVYYPGAFSAASQKVLAQLFPDAVLADDDDALAFGLNLVSDGANVVLNSEATRLASRLKTAGYTPVPVELTELKKGGGSVKCCIAELRP, encoded by the coding sequence TTGGTGACCGTGAACCAGCAGCGAGTGCCGCGAAAGCGGACATATCTCATGTGCTCGCCTGAGCACTTCGCGGTCGAGTACGCGATCAACCCGTGGATGGACGTGACCGCTCCGGTCGACCCGGAGTTGGCGGTCAAGCAGTGGGACCGCCTGCGGGAGACCCTCATCGGGCTCGGCCATGACGTGCACCTGCTGGTCCCCGAGCCCGGCCTGCCCGACATGGTCTACGCCGCCAACGGTGCCTTCATGGTGGACGGGACGGTCTACGGGGCGCAGTTCAAGCACCACCAGCGGACCGCCGAGGCGGCGGCGCACCGGGCCTTCTACGAGTCGCGGGACTGGCGGTTCATCGCGCCGAACGAGACAAACGAGGGCGAAGGCGACTTCGCGTACCTGCCGGAGGCGTACGGCGGGCTGATCCTGGCCGGGTACGGGTTCCGCACCGAACTGTCCGCGCACGCCGAGGCGCAGGAGGCGTTGGGTCGGCCGGTGGTCTCGCTGCGGCTGGTCGACCCGCGCTTCTACCACCTGGACGTGGCGCTCGCCTCGATCGACGACGGCAACGTCGTCTACTACCCGGGCGCGTTCTCCGCCGCCAGCCAGAAGGTCCTCGCCCAGCTCTTCCCGGACGCGGTGCTCGCGGACGACGACGACGCCCTCGCCTTCGGCCTGAACCTGGTCAGCGACGGGGCCAACGTGGTGCTCAACAGCGAGGCGACCCGGCTGGCCAGCCGGCTGAAGACGGCCGGCTACACGCCCGTGCCGGTCGAGTTGACCGAGCTGAAGAAGGGCGGCGGCAGCGTGAAGTGCTGTATCGCCGAGCTGCGGCCCTGA
- a CDS encoding metallopeptidase family protein, producing the protein MEMERERFEELVGEALDEVPEELLALMSNVVILVEDDPPPGEDLLGLYEGHALTDRGWDYAGVLPDRILIYRNPILRICDTDEDVIDEVAVTVVHEIAHHFGIDDERLHELGWG; encoded by the coding sequence GTGGAGATGGAGCGTGAGCGGTTCGAGGAGTTGGTGGGAGAGGCGCTGGACGAGGTTCCGGAGGAACTGCTGGCGCTGATGAGCAACGTGGTGATCCTGGTGGAGGACGATCCGCCTCCCGGCGAGGATCTGCTCGGCCTCTACGAGGGGCACGCGTTGACCGACCGGGGCTGGGACTACGCCGGTGTCCTGCCGGACCGCATCCTGATCTACCGCAACCCGATCCTGCGCATCTGCGACACCGACGAGGACGTCATCGACGAGGTGGCGGTGACCGTGGTGCACGAGATCGCCCACCACTTCGGCATCGACGACGAGCGCCTGCACGAACTCGGCTGGGGCTGA
- a CDS encoding beta-propeller domain-containing protein, with protein sequence MFRGIRTCLAGTLVTALIVLAGCTDSPDERKDHGRPVPGPPLVGYDSCDQALAGLRTAAAAYIGPDGFLDEDDEYSADYLRSYLSADGPAPTGTEPESGGELPDVVKTDGRRIVLIDQGFLRVVDTTSRQETGKLKLHGDGDANSVRYELLLRGDRALVVTHWLLLGDLPPDANAPRPKDRHNTRLPPGAIARMLLIDLSKTPRILSKYQIQGYPEAARLTGDTVRVMIRTNAKFDFPADDGKASTQTLLEQKRQVIAEAGIDSWLPKYEWYDGSEWHTGQVGCDRFSGSERATGAWTLTVLSFDLTRDRFDDGDPVSIAARPDLVHVADSHLYVAEASLKQDRKTDIYQFDIAGPGRPRYLASGSVPGWPESPDALSGWQGQLRVITGNADENQSPAWTLRVLRGVDGTIVETGVVGVIGQEEQLQSVRYLDDQAYLITRRYLEDEERLYTLDLKDPGSPRVAGDAKLAGRTTYLHPLPDGRLLGVGHEMSAADFHIGPRISLFDMRDPSAPTTAVPWTLDQKSRVNTFRSGSFQYEPGTGLLTVTTDDELHLLRLTDGNVDTIGVVEHPEDSRRHRERHNVIDRSMLADGALWTVSRVGIAAHDPTTAKRIAWLPLPRT encoded by the coding sequence ATGTTTCGGGGGATCCGTACCTGCCTCGCCGGCACACTCGTCACCGCACTGATCGTGCTCGCCGGATGCACCGACTCACCGGACGAGCGGAAGGACCACGGGCGGCCCGTACCCGGTCCGCCCCTGGTCGGCTACGACTCCTGCGACCAGGCCCTGGCCGGGCTCCGGACGGCGGCAGCGGCCTACATCGGGCCGGACGGCTTCCTCGACGAGGATGACGAGTACAGCGCGGACTACCTGCGGTCGTACCTGAGCGCCGACGGACCGGCCCCCACCGGCACCGAGCCCGAGTCCGGCGGGGAACTGCCGGACGTGGTCAAGACCGACGGCCGGCGGATCGTCCTGATCGACCAGGGATTTCTGCGGGTCGTCGACACGACGAGTCGGCAGGAGACCGGGAAGCTGAAGTTGCACGGCGACGGCGACGCCAACTCGGTGCGGTACGAGTTGCTGCTCCGCGGCGACCGGGCGCTTGTGGTGACCCACTGGTTGTTGCTCGGCGACCTGCCCCCGGACGCCAACGCGCCCCGGCCGAAGGACAGGCACAACACTCGGCTGCCACCGGGCGCCATCGCCAGGATGCTCCTGATCGACCTCTCCAAGACGCCACGGATTCTCAGCAAATACCAGATCCAGGGCTACCCCGAGGCCGCCCGGCTCACCGGCGACACCGTCCGGGTGATGATCCGGACGAACGCGAAGTTCGACTTCCCAGCCGACGATGGGAAGGCGAGCACGCAGACCCTGCTTGAGCAGAAGCGGCAGGTGATCGCCGAGGCCGGCATCGATTCCTGGCTGCCGAAATACGAGTGGTACGACGGCAGCGAGTGGCACACCGGGCAGGTCGGCTGCGACCGGTTCAGTGGCTCGGAGCGGGCGACCGGCGCCTGGACGCTCACCGTGCTCAGCTTCGACCTGACCCGCGATCGCTTCGACGACGGCGACCCGGTGAGCATCGCCGCCCGACCCGACCTGGTCCATGTGGCCGACTCCCACCTCTACGTCGCCGAAGCATCGCTCAAGCAGGACCGGAAGACGGACATCTACCAGTTCGACATCGCCGGCCCCGGTCGCCCTCGCTATCTCGCCTCCGGTTCGGTACCCGGCTGGCCGGAGAGCCCGGACGCGCTGTCGGGGTGGCAGGGACAGCTGCGGGTGATCACGGGTAACGCGGACGAGAATCAGTCACCTGCCTGGACGCTGCGGGTGCTGCGGGGTGTCGACGGCACGATTGTGGAGACCGGCGTGGTCGGCGTGATCGGCCAGGAGGAGCAGCTTCAGTCCGTACGCTACCTCGATGACCAGGCATATCTGATCACCCGGCGGTACCTTGAGGACGAGGAGCGGCTGTACACACTGGATCTCAAGGATCCGGGCAGCCCTCGGGTGGCCGGCGACGCGAAGCTCGCCGGCCGGACGACATACCTGCATCCGTTGCCCGACGGACGACTGCTCGGCGTGGGACACGAGATGAGCGCTGCTGATTTCCACATTGGTCCGCGCATCTCGCTGTTCGACATGCGTGACCCGTCGGCGCCGACCACCGCCGTCCCATGGACGCTGGACCAGAAGTCGCGGGTCAACACGTTCCGTTCCGGGTCCTTTCAGTACGAGCCGGGAACCGGGCTGCTGACGGTCACCACCGATGACGAGCTGCACCTGCTCCGGCTGACCGACGGAAACGTGGACACAATCGGCGTGGTCGAGCACCCCGAAGACAGTCGGCGCCACCGCGAGCGGCACAACGTAATTGATAGGTCGATGCTCGCCGACGGCGCGCTCTGGACGGTTTCCCGCGTCGGCATCGCGGCCCACGACCCGACCACCGCCAAACGCATCGCCTGGCTGCCGTTGCCCAGAACGTAG
- a CDS encoding Lrp/AsnC family transcriptional regulator translates to MQIDAVDQRIIALLVADARASYADIGNRVSLSAPAVKRRVDRLRAAGVIRGFTTVVDPAAVGWTTEAFVELFCAGRTTPAQIGAAVRRHPEVVGAYTVSGEADALVHLRAADIAHLEEALERLRAETFVTSSRSTIVLSRLVESPGVGPSTR, encoded by the coding sequence TTGCAGATCGACGCCGTTGACCAGCGAATCATTGCGTTGCTCGTCGCAGACGCTCGGGCGTCGTACGCGGACATCGGCAACCGGGTGTCACTCTCCGCTCCGGCGGTGAAGCGTCGGGTCGACCGGCTGCGTGCGGCCGGGGTGATCCGGGGATTCACCACGGTCGTGGATCCCGCCGCGGTCGGTTGGACCACCGAGGCGTTCGTCGAACTGTTCTGTGCCGGCCGGACCACCCCGGCCCAGATCGGTGCCGCCGTCCGGCGCCACCCGGAGGTGGTCGGGGCGTACACCGTCTCCGGGGAGGCCGACGCGCTCGTGCACCTGCGCGCCGCCGACATCGCCCACCTTGAGGAGGCGTTGGAGCGGCTGCGGGCGGAGACGTTCGTGACCTCCTCCCGGAGCACAATCGTGCTGTCCCGGCTGGTCGAGTCCCCCGGCGTCGGCCCGTCCACCCGCTGA
- a CDS encoding beta-propeller domain-containing protein: MKRGTKLATASGSLVALTLLAGSVAAPPPAPPGPGGVGSSMVPVGLVSFDSCADALTELRAAATAAVGPYGFAGESVLLSDGALGAAKSSARTLAGAAGPAAEVAHSTTNNHEAGVDEPDLVKTDGRRIVTVTNGVLRVVDPVGRQLTGKLDLTDGRAESYWAEQRLLLLGDRALVLAAEVSTPAGSFRSTRPAGATRLLLVDLTGDPRLLGTYRIQGHTVDARLTGATARVAVRAGAQLEFPVGGKGSDRVRTERNRKVIARAGVEAWLPEYEWTAGGERHTGRVGCDRLSRPERMTGSTTLTVLSFDLTADRLGDGDPVGVVADADTVYGTATSLYLAGQRPAPMARTARWRPAPTDQVTEIYQFGTGTPGRPRFLAAGSVPGWLINQYALSEWDGHLRVATTTGDLWGEGRTSESAVRVLRREAGALVPVGMVGGLGRGERIYSVRYLGPVAYVVTFRQTDPLYSLDLADPTAPAVTGELKITGYSAYLHPLPDGRLLGVGQEADRDGRAEGVQVSLFDVRDPARPTRLNQWHLPRTWSSVDHDPHAFLYRPDTGLLALPVNEGIRLLRVTADTISEIGAVTHPVVRQGDGRQSWTWKPPVRRALVIGDVLWTVSEAGLRASDPATAQSLSWIATT, translated from the coding sequence ATGAAACGGGGAACCAAGCTCGCCACGGCCAGCGGATCGCTGGTGGCGCTCACTCTGCTCGCCGGCAGCGTGGCCGCGCCGCCACCCGCGCCACCCGGACCTGGCGGCGTCGGATCGTCGATGGTGCCGGTAGGTCTGGTCTCCTTCGACTCCTGTGCCGACGCCCTCACCGAACTACGCGCGGCGGCCACTGCGGCGGTCGGCCCCTACGGCTTCGCCGGTGAGTCGGTCCTGCTCAGCGACGGCGCCCTCGGTGCCGCCAAGTCGTCCGCGCGCACCTTGGCCGGTGCCGCCGGCCCGGCTGCCGAGGTAGCGCACTCGACGACAAACAACCACGAGGCCGGCGTGGACGAGCCCGATCTGGTCAAGACCGACGGCCGGCGGATCGTCACGGTCACCAACGGCGTACTGCGGGTGGTGGACCCGGTCGGCCGCCAGCTCACCGGAAAGCTCGACCTGACCGATGGCCGGGCGGAGTCGTACTGGGCCGAGCAGCGGCTCCTGCTGCTCGGTGACCGGGCGCTGGTGCTCGCGGCGGAGGTGTCGACGCCGGCCGGGAGCTTCCGGTCGACCCGGCCTGCCGGTGCCACCCGCCTGTTGCTGGTCGACCTGACCGGCGATCCCCGGCTGCTCGGCACGTACCGCATCCAGGGCCACACCGTCGACGCCCGGCTGACCGGCGCCACCGCCCGGGTGGCGGTCCGCGCGGGCGCCCAGCTGGAGTTTCCGGTCGGCGGCAAGGGCAGCGACCGGGTCCGGACCGAACGCAACCGCAAGGTGATCGCGCGGGCCGGGGTCGAGGCATGGCTGCCGGAGTACGAGTGGACGGCCGGCGGCGAGCGGCACACCGGACGGGTCGGCTGCGACCGACTCAGCCGCCCGGAGCGGATGACCGGCTCGACCACGCTCACCGTGCTCAGCTTCGACCTCACCGCCGACCGGCTCGGCGACGGCGATCCGGTCGGCGTGGTGGCCGATGCCGACACCGTCTACGGGACGGCTACCAGCCTCTACCTCGCCGGCCAGCGGCCAGCGCCGATGGCCCGCACGGCGCGCTGGCGGCCGGCACCGACCGATCAGGTCACCGAGATCTACCAGTTCGGCACCGGGACGCCGGGCCGGCCCCGTTTCCTCGCCGCCGGCTCGGTGCCGGGTTGGCTGATCAATCAGTACGCGCTCTCCGAATGGGACGGTCACCTCCGGGTGGCGACCACCACCGGTGACCTGTGGGGCGAGGGCCGGACGTCCGAGTCCGCCGTGCGGGTGCTGCGCCGGGAGGCTGGTGCGTTGGTGCCCGTCGGGATGGTCGGCGGGCTGGGTCGGGGCGAACGCATCTACTCGGTGCGCTACCTCGGGCCGGTCGCGTACGTGGTCACCTTCCGGCAGACCGACCCGCTCTACTCGCTCGATCTGGCCGACCCAACCGCACCCGCGGTCACCGGAGAACTCAAGATCACCGGCTACTCGGCGTACCTGCATCCGCTGCCCGACGGGCGGCTGCTCGGCGTTGGTCAGGAGGCCGACCGGGACGGGCGGGCCGAGGGAGTCCAGGTGTCCCTCTTCGACGTCCGCGATCCGGCCCGACCGACCCGGCTGAACCAGTGGCACCTGCCCCGCACCTGGTCCAGCGTCGACCACGACCCGCACGCCTTCCTGTACCGGCCGGACACCGGCCTGCTGGCGTTGCCCGTCAACGAGGGCATCCGGCTGCTGCGCGTCACCGCCGACACGATAAGCGAGATCGGCGCGGTGACCCACCCCGTCGTACGCCAGGGCGACGGCCGGCAGTCCTGGACCTGGAAACCGCCGGTGCGCCGGGCGCTGGTGATCGGCGATGTGCTCTGGACCGTGTCCGAGGCGGGCCTGCGCGCCTCCGATCCGGCCACCGCGCAGAGCCTGAGCTGGATCGCCACGACCTGA
- a CDS encoding HAD family hydrolase, with protein sequence MEATPRLIASDIDGTLLRDDRTLSAHTAAVLARISAGGTPVVLVTGRPIRWLRLVYDQLAEPLPAVCANGAVVYDPVNDEVLRADPLAPELLAEVARRLRAEVPGVSLAVEIVDGRQMRHEAHYPLRWDADEAAIRVVEHPDELHSLPAVKLLARAEAHPDPDRFTQLVAEALTGLAEATHSSRSGLVEISAVGVTKAAGLAWYCHRIGVEAADVLAFGDMPNDVPMLTWAGRAVAVANAHPAVRAVADDVTSANSTDGVATYLEKVFGVD encoded by the coding sequence ATGGAGGCAACGCCACGCCTGATCGCCAGTGACATCGACGGCACCCTGCTCCGCGACGACCGTACGCTCAGCGCCCACACCGCAGCCGTGCTGGCCCGGATCTCCGCCGGGGGCACGCCTGTGGTGCTGGTCACCGGCCGCCCGATCCGCTGGCTCCGACTCGTGTACGACCAGCTCGCCGAGCCGCTGCCCGCGGTCTGTGCCAACGGTGCAGTGGTCTACGACCCGGTCAACGACGAGGTGCTGCGGGCCGACCCGCTCGCCCCCGAGTTGCTCGCCGAGGTGGCCCGCCGGCTGCGGGCCGAGGTGCCCGGGGTGAGCCTGGCGGTGGAGATCGTCGACGGTCGGCAGATGCGCCACGAGGCGCACTACCCGCTGCGCTGGGACGCCGACGAAGCCGCGATCCGGGTGGTCGAGCACCCCGACGAACTGCATTCGCTGCCGGCGGTGAAGCTGCTGGCCCGGGCCGAGGCACACCCGGACCCGGACCGGTTCACCCAGTTGGTCGCCGAGGCCCTCACCGGATTGGCCGAGGCCACCCACTCCTCGCGCTCCGGCCTGGTGGAGATCTCCGCGGTCGGCGTGACCAAGGCGGCCGGGCTGGCCTGGTACTGCCACCGGATCGGGGTCGAGGCGGCCGACGTGCTGGCCTTCGGCGACATGCCGAACGACGTACCGATGCTGACCTGGGCCGGGCGGGCGGTGGCGGTGGCCAACGCACACCCCGCCGTGCGGGCCGTCGCCGACGACGTCACCTCGGCGAACTCCACCGACGGGGTCGCGACGTACCTGGAGAAGGTTTTCGGGGTGGACTGA
- a CDS encoding HAD family hydrolase, with protein MTRPGLPKLIATDLDGTLVRSDDTVSAYTHEVLDRVRAAGIPVVGATGRGPRLTELTRNDIRAADFLVMAGGGQVVDQSDPAGPVVLRDERLSSEVLATLLAELEVAVGPLTVMVEASDEHDAPLWGDYHPAWPYQDRFEVRSRAECLAGDVIKAFARTADHHVDELLAVAREIVPPHLATLTQAGLGFIEICPPGADKATGLTVVAQRLGVDPAEVLVFGDMPNDLPMFEWAGWSRVAVANAHPTLRAAADEITLRNDDDGVALYLDRLLSR; from the coding sequence ATGACCCGCCCTGGCCTGCCCAAGCTGATCGCCACCGACCTTGACGGCACGCTCGTCCGCAGCGACGACACTGTCTCGGCGTACACCCATGAGGTTCTCGACCGGGTCCGCGCCGCCGGCATCCCGGTGGTCGGCGCCACCGGTCGCGGTCCCCGGCTGACCGAGCTGACCCGCAACGACATCCGTGCCGCGGACTTCCTGGTGATGGCCGGCGGTGGCCAGGTGGTCGACCAGAGCGATCCGGCCGGCCCGGTGGTGCTCCGCGACGAGCGTCTCTCCAGCGAGGTGCTGGCCACCCTGCTGGCCGAACTGGAGGTGGCGGTAGGCCCGCTCACCGTGATGGTCGAGGCGTCCGACGAGCACGATGCCCCGCTCTGGGGTGATTACCATCCGGCCTGGCCCTACCAGGACCGGTTCGAGGTACGCAGCCGGGCCGAGTGCCTCGCCGGTGACGTGATCAAGGCGTTCGCCCGGACCGCCGACCATCACGTCGACGAGTTGCTGGCGGTCGCCCGGGAAATCGTGCCGCCGCACCTCGCCACGCTCACCCAGGCCGGGTTGGGGTTCATCGAGATCTGCCCGCCCGGCGCGGACAAGGCGACCGGCTTGACCGTGGTGGCGCAGCGCCTCGGTGTGGACCCGGCCGAGGTGCTGGTCTTCGGGGACATGCCCAACGACCTGCCGATGTTCGAGTGGGCCGGGTGGAGTCGGGTGGCGGTCGCGAACGCCCATCCGACGCTGCGGGCCGCCGCCGACGAGATCACCTTGCGCAACGACGACGACGGCGTGGCGCTCTACCTCGACCGGCTACTGTCCAGGTGA
- a CDS encoding alpha/beta hydrolase: protein MPLDPRAVLTRPAPDPELTVAYGEHPDQIADLRQPAGDGPPRPLLIVVHGGFWRAEYDRRHTGPLAAALAALGYPVAQLEYRRTGQPGGGWPGTLTDVLAGVSALPRLAAAALPGRVAPGRAILVGHSAGGHLALYAAARTPDAVGGVLALAPVADLAEAYRLDLDTGAVAALLGGGPAEVPERYADADPGALTSLPPRTVVIHGTLDRQVPVELSRAYVAAARAAGADMHLVELPECEHYGLIDPESPAWPKVTSTLRSFSEDQ, encoded by the coding sequence ATGCCGCTCGACCCGCGCGCCGTGCTGACCCGGCCGGCCCCCGATCCGGAGCTGACCGTCGCCTACGGCGAGCATCCCGATCAGATCGCCGACCTGCGGCAGCCGGCCGGCGACGGCCCGCCCCGGCCCCTGTTGATCGTGGTGCACGGTGGATTCTGGCGGGCGGAGTACGACCGGCGGCACACCGGCCCGCTGGCCGCTGCGCTGGCGGCCCTCGGGTACCCGGTCGCCCAGCTGGAATATCGCCGGACCGGGCAGCCCGGTGGCGGCTGGCCGGGAACGCTCACCGACGTGCTGGCCGGGGTGTCCGCGCTGCCACGGCTGGCCGCCGCCGCCCTGCCCGGCCGGGTCGCACCGGGGCGGGCGATCCTGGTCGGGCACTCGGCCGGTGGACACCTCGCGCTGTACGCGGCGGCGCGCACACCGGACGCCGTCGGCGGCGTACTCGCCCTCGCTCCGGTGGCCGACCTGGCCGAGGCGTACCGGCTCGACCTGGACACCGGTGCGGTGGCCGCCCTGCTGGGCGGCGGTCCGGCCGAGGTGCCCGAGCGGTACGCGGACGCCGATCCCGGCGCGCTGACCTCACTCCCACCACGGACCGTAGTGATTCACGGCACTCTGGATCGACAGGTTCCGGTGGAGCTGAGCCGCGCGTACGTGGCCGCAGCCCGGGCAGCGGGTGCCGATATGCACCTTGTCGAGCTGCCGGAATGCGAACATTACGGGCTCATCGACCCGGAGTCGCCGGCCTGGCCCAAGGTAACCAGCACGTTGCGGTCGTTTTCGGAAGATCAATAG
- a CDS encoding bacterial proteasome activator family protein → MEGMTEGRSAGQNDEPGRDGTGHPGTVVVVGPDGRPVGTVQTDDGPGEDPSRLVEQPAKVMRIGSMIKQLLEEVKAAPLDDASRHRMREIHQRSIVELKEGLAPELREELERLSLPFTEDQAPSEGELRIAHAQLVGWLEGLFHGIQAALVAQQMAARVQLEQMRSGRQALPSGPAGAVLPGMPGLGQPGGEGHSTGQYL, encoded by the coding sequence ATGGAGGGCATGACCGAAGGACGCTCCGCTGGACAGAACGACGAGCCTGGCCGGGACGGCACCGGGCACCCCGGCACGGTGGTGGTGGTCGGGCCGGACGGCCGACCGGTCGGCACGGTACAGACCGACGACGGACCGGGGGAGGATCCGTCCCGCCTGGTCGAGCAACCGGCCAAGGTCATGCGGATCGGCAGCATGATCAAGCAACTGCTGGAGGAGGTCAAGGCCGCCCCCCTGGACGACGCCAGCCGGCACCGGATGCGCGAGATCCACCAGCGCTCGATCGTCGAGCTGAAGGAAGGGTTGGCTCCCGAGCTGCGCGAGGAACTCGAACGGCTCTCCCTGCCGTTCACCGAGGACCAGGCGCCGAGCGAAGGTGAGCTGCGGATCGCCCACGCCCAGCTCGTCGGCTGGTTGGAGGGGCTGTTCCACGGCATCCAGGCCGCCCTCGTCGCGCAGCAGATGGCGGCCCGGGTGCAACTGGAGCAGATGCGTTCCGGTCGGCAGGCGCTGCCCAGCGGGCCGGCCGGGGCGGTGCTGCCGGGAATGCCCGGCCTGGGGCAGCCCGGTGGCGAGGGTCACAGCACCGGCCAGTACCTCTGA
- a CDS encoding OsmC family protein — translation MPIRTASARWQGNLPEGSGTIRTGKGGLQGNYSFKSRFEEGEGTNPEELIGAAHAGCFSMAFSKALADAGATPTSVETTAKVHLDKTDAGFTVTRIELDTVGEVPGIDEAEFAKLAETAKQNCPISRLLSPAAEITLTTRLTS, via the coding sequence ATGCCTATCCGTACCGCTTCCGCACGCTGGCAGGGCAACCTTCCCGAGGGGTCCGGCACCATCCGCACCGGCAAGGGGGGGTTGCAGGGGAACTACTCCTTCAAGTCCCGCTTCGAGGAGGGCGAGGGCACCAACCCCGAGGAGTTGATCGGCGCCGCGCACGCCGGCTGCTTCTCGATGGCCTTCTCCAAGGCGCTCGCCGACGCTGGCGCGACGCCGACCTCGGTGGAGACCACCGCGAAGGTGCACCTGGACAAGACCGACGCCGGCTTCACCGTGACCCGGATCGAGTTGGACACCGTCGGTGAGGTGCCCGGCATCGACGAGGCGGAGTTCGCCAAGCTGGCCGAGACAGCCAAGCAGAACTGCCCGATCTCCCGCCTGCTCTCCCCTGCCGCCGAAATCACCCTGACCACCCGCCTGACCTCCTGA